From the Bubalus kerabau isolate K-KA32 ecotype Philippines breed swamp buffalo chromosome 2, PCC_UOA_SB_1v2, whole genome shotgun sequence genome, one window contains:
- the TFF2 gene encoding trefoil factor 2, giving the protein MGPRGTWLLAALLLGLCALAGAQKPDACQCSRLNPHNRVNCGFPGISSDECFSRGCCFDSSVVGVPWCFNPLPKQESEECVMEVSARKDCGYPGISPEECESRKCCFSDTIPQVPWCFFPISVKEVLTAPLGSAGRLLMVQKGGLGAEGLVGDGTHSHCPGLWAPGFIQVFGRLAQKKEERPQPNLTSTVPTMATSSVPPTGHHGIRGLQ; this is encoded by the exons ATGGGACCCCGAGGCACTTGGCTCCTGGCTGCGCTTCTGCTGGGTCTGTGCGCCCTGGCGGGGGCCCAGAAACCAG ACGCCTGCCAGTGCTCGCGCCTGAACCCGCACAACAGGGTGAACTGCGGCTTCCCGGGCATCAGCAGTGACGAatgcttctccagaggatgctGCTTCGACTCCAGCGTCGTCGGGGTCCCTTGGTGTTTCAATCCCCTCCCGAAGCAAG AGTCAGAGGAATGTGTCATGGAGGTCTCGGCCCGCAAGGACTGTGGCTACCCCGGCATCAGTCCTGAGGAGTGTGAGTCCCGGAAGTGCTGCTTCTCTGACACCATCCCCCAAGTGCCCTGGTGCTTCTTCCCCATCTCCGTGAAAG AGGTGCTCACTGCCCcgctgggctcagctgggaggTTGCTGATGGTGCAGAAGGGTGGGCTGGGTGCAGAGGGTCTGGTGGGGGATGGGACTCACTCCCACTGTCCTGGTCTCTGGGCCCCGGGGTTCATCCAGGTCTTTGGCCGGCTGGCTCAG aaaaaggaggagaggCCACAGCCCAACCTGACCTCCACGGTGCCCACCATGGCGACCTCCTCAGTACCCCCCACAGGGCACCATGGAATTAGGGGGCTGCAGTAA